One segment of Pleuronectes platessa chromosome 21, fPlePla1.1, whole genome shotgun sequence DNA contains the following:
- the ghdc gene encoding GH3 domain-containing protein → MASSWRRVAVPLGFALLSVAVAIVVQTHGMPPLLPSALGVCSLVGMAFLWRDIGSKLKGERRTWSGLLVQYVAVKAVGWLGRRQRRKLEDDTLNVKRVQEETLLKRLRKNTDTSYGREFDFSSMKDSASFRARHPITTYEHYRERIRRIAAGEEKVIIAEKPLILAMTSGTSGSSAMLLSTKDTNTEFFLQGVTVCLDAMRQAFPATDSLQRTTKFFYTPTFRQSEAGITIGPNSSTPASSRHMLNLYTTPAPAFEVPSEKDTLYLHLLFALKDQSVGTLESNFASTVFYAFTALQDRWHELVEDIERGTVSSALALEPKVRTRLEALMKPDPERAAQLRVNFQDGFRGIAKRLWPHLHLVLAVDSGSNQIYGEMLRESYCQGVPFYSPFYAATEGLIGVNLWPQEPNRRYLLCPRSMFCEFLPESSLEEEAPHTLLMEEVKEGQSYELVVTNASGLFRYRMGDIVKVVGFHNQCPMVEFQYRRGQMLNVRGEKVSEALFLNTLKKAVTQWPGSQLVDYCCAESGIMGDSIGGSDPHYQVFVELKGVRNLTEEQRYKLDVCLQQDSAVYRSFRIKGSIGPMRVQLVAEGAFKELRKQMMDFSNTSPNTFKMHRVLRRKEYADFLLGKTVS, encoded by the exons ATGGCTTCCTCTTGGCGTCGTGTTGCTGTGCCGCTGGGCTTTGCGCTTTTATCGGTCGCTGTCGCCATCGTTGTACAGACGCATG GGATGCCGCCGCTCCTGCCCTCCGCCCTCGGTGTGTGCTCCCTGGTCGGGATGGCGTTCCTCTGGAGGGACATCGGCTCCAAGCTGAAGGGCGAGCGCCGGACGTGGAGCGGGCTGCTCGTGCAGTACGTGGCCGTGAAGGCGGTGGGTTGGCTGggcaggaggcagaggaggaagctggaggacgACACGCTCAACGTGAAGCGGGTCCAGGAGGAGACGCTGCTGAAGCGCCTGCGTAAAAACACCGACACGAGTTATGGAAGAGAGTTTGACTTCAGCTCCATGAAAG ACAGCGCCAGTTTCCGGGCGCGTCACCCCATCACCACGTATGAGCATTACCGAGAGCGCATCAGACGCATcgctgcaggagaggagaaggtgaTCATTGCTGAGAAGCCGCTGATCCTGGCCATGACGTCTGGGACGTCAGGATCCAGCGCCATGCTGCTCAGCACCAAGGACACCAACACTGAGTTCTTCCTGCAG ggtgtgactgtgtgtttggaCGCCATGCGGCAGGCGTTCCCTGCAACTGACAGCCTGCAGCGCACGACCAAGTTCTTCTACACACCGACCTTTCGCCAGTCTGAGGCCGGCATTACCATCGGACCTAACTCCTCCACGCCAGCCTCCTCCCGCCACATGCTGAACCTCTACACCACCCCAGCACCTGCCTTTGAG GTTCCCAGTGAGAAGGATACCCTCTACCTGCACCTCCTGTTCGCGCTGAAGGATCAGAGTGTGGGAACGCTGGAGTCCAACTTTGCATCCACAGTTTTCTATGCTTTCACTGCCCTACAG GATCGTTGGCATGAGCTTGTGGAGGACATCGAACGAGGGACGGTCAGCAGTGCTCTGGCTCTGGAGCCCAAAGTGAGGACCAGGCTGGAAGCTCTGATGAAGCCAGACCCAGAGAGAGCCGCTCAGCTCCGGGTCAACTTCCAGGACGGCTTCAGGGGGATCGCCAAGCGGCTGTGGCCTCACCTCCACCTGGTGCTGGCCGTGGACTCGGGTTCCAATCAGATCTACGGGGAAATGCTGAGGGAGAGTTACTGCCAGGGGGTGCCTTTCTACTCGCCCTTTTATGCTGCTACTGAAG GTCTGATCGGGGTGAACCTGTGGCCACAGGAGCCAAACAGACGCTACCTGCTGTGTCCTCGCTCCATGTTCTGCGAGTTCCTGCCTGAGAGCAGCCTCGAGGAGGAGGCGCCTCACACTctgctgatggaggaggtgaaggagggacAAAGCTACGAGCTTGTCGTCACAAACGCTTCAGGACTCTTCAG ATATCGCATGGGAGACATTGTGAAAGTGGTCGGGTTCCATAACCAGTGTCCGATGGTTGAGTTTCAGTACAG ACGGGGTCAGATGTTGAACGTTCGGGGGGAGAAGGTTTCTGAAGCGTTGTTCCTCAACACTCTGAAGAAAGCCGTCACTCAGTGGCCAGGATCTCAACTGGTCGACTACTGCTGTGCTGAGAGTGGCATCATGG GAGATTCAATTGGCGGCTCAGATCCTCATTACCAGGTGTTCGTGGAGCTGAAAGGCGTGAGGAACCTCACAGAGGAGCAGCGATACAAG CTGGACGTCTGTCTCCAGCAGGACTCGGCGGTCTACAGGTCTTTCCGTATTAAGGGCAGCATCGGACCAATGAGGGTGCAGCTGGTGGCGGAGGGCGCGTTCAAGGAGCTCCGGAAGCAGATGATGGATTTCTCCAACACCTCACCCAACACTTTCAAAATGCACCGGGTGCTGCGCAGGAAAGAATACGCAGATTTCTTACTGGGAAAAACGGTTTCCTGA